A region from the Arachis ipaensis cultivar K30076 chromosome B01, Araip1.1, whole genome shotgun sequence genome encodes:
- the LOC107632573 gene encoding snakin-2: MALSRVVLLLGVLLLLCLSKVSSDVKIEDEDDEQLSLPADKPLIVRDSNRRLMQDIDCGGLCKERCSLHSRPNLCNRACGTCCVRCKCVPPGTAGNRELCGSCYTDMTTHGNKTKCP; encoded by the exons aTGGCATTATCACGCGTTGTTCTGCTTCTCGGAGTGTTATTGCTTCTCTGCCTTTCTAAA GTTTCATCTGATGTGAAgatagaagatgaagatgatgaacAACTGAGCCTGCCCGCGGACAAGCCA CTTATTGTGAGAGACAGCAACAGAAGGCTAATGCAAGATATAG ATTGTGGTGGACTATGCAAAGAAAGGTGCAGTTTGCACTCAAGACCGAATTTGTGCAACAGGGCTTGTGGGACATGCTGTGTGAGGTGCAAGTGTGTCCCTCCTGGTACTGCTGGTAACAGGGAACTATGTGGTTCTTGCTACACTGACATGACCACCCATGGTAACAAGACCAAGTGCCCTTAA
- the LOC107609936 gene encoding uncharacterized protein LOC107609936, which translates to MAVSFLQEREVSDLCLGKPPLRSLSASSNIAHALTALNNSEDNISVWTCDHCSKKEEEGEVEGGECCRCVGKVCMVDVVCFLSREDNLLSPSQALKASLSVILTQPFSLFLLEIGSYTRVRAHLLKIPGKGIRVCQKITAVKLQELRKLDNEATLLSESAKPKSIPLPPSNDEGSSKKRKGPGTIDHSFNMKDRDTLDLEIARMFYSSGLPFHLARNPHFIKAFSFASNKNLDGYIPPGYNKLRTTLLEREREHVERMLEPIKNSWSQKGVSIVSDGWSDPQRRPLLNFMAVTESGPMFLKAIDCSDEIKDKDFIASKMREVIMEVGVSNVVQIVTDNAPVCKAAGLLIEAEFPTIYWTPCVVHTLNLALKNICAAKNTERNNIVYQECCWITQVAEDAIFIKNFIVNHHMRLSIFNEFVSLKLLNIAPTRFASTIVMLKRFKLIKFRLKEMVISEKWSSYKEDDVGKAEFVKEKILSDNWWQKVDYILSFTDPIYDVLRSTDTDTPSLHLVYEMWDSMIEKVKKVIYHYEKKDESEESTFFNVVNSILIERWTKSSTPLHCFAHSLNPRYYSHQWLRQDSRRVPPHQDVELTNERVKCLKRYFPDAEDRRKVNLEFANFSGGREGFDDCDSLNDRGVLDAKSWWLVHGIHAPTLQKIALKLLGQPSSSSCCERNWSTYSFIHSLKRNKIKPKRAENLVFVHTNLRLMSRKTPQYKKGETMMWDIAGDDFSPIDEDNGVLEIASLSLDEPELEAVLFVNEENEVTF; encoded by the exons ATGGCAGTGAGCTTTCTGCAGGAACGCGAGGTATCCGACCTCTGCCTTGGAAAACCACCGTTGAGGTCCCTCTCTGCTTCCTCCAATATCGCACACGCCTTGACTGCTCTCAACAACTCCGAAGACAACATCAGTGTCTGGACCTGCGACCATTGCagcaagaaggaagaagaaggagaagtagAAGGAGGAGAGTGTTGTAGATGCGTTGGCAAAGTGTGCATGGTTGATGTTGTTTGCTTCCTTTCCAGGGAAGACAACCTCTTGTCTCCCTCTCAAGCTCTCAAAGCTTCTCTTTCTGTTATTCTCACTCAACCTTTCTCTCTGTTTCTACTTGAAAT AGGCTCTTACACTAGGGTGAGAGCACATCTCTTGAAAATTCCAGGAAAGGGAATAAGGGTCTGTCAAAAAATCACTGCAGTGAAGCTTCAAGAATTGAGAAAATTAGATAATGAAGCTACATTGTTGAGTGAAAGTGCAAAGCCCAAATCTATTCCTCTTCCACCCTCTAATGATGAAGGTAGTTCGAAAAAGAGAAAGGGTCCAGGAACAATAGATCACTCATTCAATATGAAAGATAGAGATACTTTAGATTTAGAAATTGCTAGAATGTTTTACTCTTCTGGATTACCATTTCATCTAGCAAGGAACCCTCACTTTATCAAAGCTTTCTCTTTTGCTTCTAACAAAAATCTAGATGGTTATATTCCCCCGGGCTATAACAAGTTAAGGACAACTTTGCTTGAGAGAGAAAGGGAGCATGTGGAAAGGATGTTGGAGCCAATAAAAAATTCATGGAGTCAAAAAGGAGTAAGCATTGTAAGTGATGGGTGGAGTGATCCGCAAAGAAGGCCTCTTCTTAATTTTATGGCTGTGACTGAAAGTGGACCTATGTTTTTGAAAGCCATAGATTGTTCGGATGAGATCAAAGACAAAGATTTTATTGCAAGCAAAATGAGAGAAGTGATTATGGAAGTTGGTGTCTCAAATGTTGTGCAAATTGTGACGGACAATGCACCTGTGTGTAAGGCTGCTGGATTATTGATTGAGGCTGAGTTTCCTACTATATATTGGACTCCTTGTGTTGTCCATACACTTAATCTTGCCTTGAAGAATATTTGTGCAGCCAAGAACACCGAGAGGAATAATATTGTTTATCAAGAATGTTGTTGGATTACACAAGTTGCTGAAGATGctattttcattaaaaatttcaTTGTGAATCATCATATGAGGTTATCGATTTTTAATGAATTTGTATCATTGAAACTACTTAATATTGCTCCTACACGATTTGCCTCTACCATTGTGATGCTCAAGAGGTTCAAATTAATAAAGTTTAGACTCAAAGAGATGGTGATTAGTGAGAAGTGGTCCTCCTACAAGGAAGATGATGTGGGAAAGGCTGAATTTGTTAAAGAGAAGATTTTGAGTGATAATTGGTGGCAAAAGGTGGATTACATCCTTTCTTTTACTGATCCTATTTATGATGTTTTAAGAAGCACTGATACGGATACTCCTAGTCTCCATTTAGTGTATGAAATGTGGGATTCAATGATTGAAAAGGTGAAAAAGGTTATATATCACTATGAGAAAAAGGATGAAAGTGAGGAATCAACATTTTTCAATGTTGTGAACTCAATATTAATTGAGCGTTGGACAAAAAGTAGTACACCTCTTCATTGTTTTGCACATTCCTTGAATCCAAG GTATTATAGTCATCAATGGCTAAGACAAGACTCTAGACGTGTTCCTCCTCATCAAGATGTGGAACTTACTAATGAGAGAGTGAAGTGCTTGAAAAGATATTTCCCTGATGCTGAAGATAGGAGAAAAGTGAACTTAGAGTTTGCTAATTTTTCAGGTGGTAGAGAGGGGTTTGATGATTGTGACTCTTTGAATGATAGAGGTGTGCTAGATGCAAAATCTTGGTGGCTAGTTCATGGTATTCATGCTCCAACTCTTCAAAAGATTGCTCTCAAACTACTTGGGCAaccatcttcatcttcttgttgTGAGAGAAATTGGAGCACTTACTCTTTTATTCATTCTCTCAAAAGAAATAAGATAAAACCCAAACGAGCTGAGAATTTAGTGTTTGTGCATACCAATCTTCGTCTCATGTCAAGGAAAACTCCCCAATACAAGAAAGGAGAAACAATGATGTGGGATATTGCGGGAGATGATTTTTCACCAATTGATGAAGATAATGGGGTCCTAGAAATTGCTAGTCTTTCTCTTGATGAACCGGAGTTGGAAGCTGTTCTTTTTGTCAATGAAGAAAATGAAGTTACTTTTTAG